AGGGACCGCGTAGGAGGATACTAGTTTTTCTGCAAGCATAATGGGATGATCTGTCACTTTTCCAAGGATTCCATTTGGAAATTCAGTCAACATCATCGGACTTCCACTTGAGATAATTTTTCCGGCTATCCCCTTTCCGAAACGAACAGTAATCCTTTTATATTTTTCATTGAGATTCCCCGAGGCATAATGCCATCTAACATCTGGGCCTACCTCATTTTGAAGGGCCAGAGCAACAAAATCGCAGTTAACAGCAGCCATTAGCCGGTTGCACACATCGATTACCGCGGGAATTTCTATTATCTCTTTCATCTCAAGTGATTCTCCTTAAATACCATAACCTAATAAGCCTTTTCTAACTGCATATTCTACTAGCTCTGGTCTAGTTTTCATCTGTAGTTTTTCCATTAATTTACCTTTATGAGTCTCGACTGTTTTCACACTGATGACTAGCTGTTCTGCGATTTCCTTATTGGAATAGCCTTTTGCGGTCAAAGTTAAGACTTCTTTTTCTCTGTCAGATAAGAGATTGTAGGAATCACTGCCATCCTGTTTCATACTGCTTAGGTATTCTTCCATTAAGCGCTTCGTTGCAGATGGATGTAGATACGCATCACCCTTAGCTACCGATTCGATCGCTGACATCAATTCATCATGTGGAGCACTTTTTAGAATACAGCCTGAGGCTCCCCCTTGAATCGCACGAAATAAGTATTCTTCATCATCGTGCATCGTTAGAATTAATATGTTGATATCAGGTCTTAGCTTTTTTAACTCTGTCGTTGCCGAAAGCCCATCTTTACCATGTGGCATACTTAAATCCATGACCACTACATCTGGATTCAGTTTTACCGCTTTTTTGATTCCTTCGTTGCCCTCCGACGCTTCGCCAATCACTTCCATTTCAGGATTCGTGTTCAGCAGCATTTTTAAGCCCATTCTAACCACGGCATGGTCATCAACCAGCAGGATTTTTATCACTTTTAACTCCCCTTTAATCCCTATTTATCAACGGAAGAGATAGTTCTATGCATGTTCCTTCTCCTATTTTAGAGGAAATGTTACACTGACCGCCAGTCAGAAGCATTCTTTCTTTCATTGCGGCTAGCCCTGATGATGGATGAGTTTCATCATGCTCATCTGGTCGAAATCCTTTGCCAAAATCATAAATTGTAATCGTTAACAGATCTTCTGACCAAATGAAATTCATTTTCACATTACAGGTATCCGCATACTTAGCAATATTCGCAAGTGCCTCCTGACATACGCGAAATACTGTAATACTTGTTTTTTCTGGAATCTGCTGTTCTTTACCAGTGGATTCTAAGTCTACAAGGATACCAAAGGTAGAAGTATATAACTTAATATAGCTCTTCATAGCTGAAAGTAAACCAAGAGTGGTTAGGGTAGGCGGATGCAATTCCACAGACAGCAGCCTTATTTCCTGAATGGTTTTCTCTATCAACTGAGACATTTCATGGACATAATTCTTCATGAATGGTTCATTTGCACTTGATTCAATGAATTGTAATCCTGTTAAAATACTATACAGATTTTGTCCAACTCCCTCGTGCAGTTCTAAGGCAATTCGTTTAATTTCTTCTTCTTGTGAGTGAATAATATATGAGCTGATCTGCTGCTGTTTTGATCTTAAGTGAGCCATTTTGCACCTCCTACTCTTCCTTATAGGCTTTGTTAAACTTGTCTGTTGATTTCCGCTCCAGACGCGAGCGGTTCGTGGGTGTTTCGGCGAGCCTCCTCGGAGAAACGCGCCTGCGGGGTCTCTCCTGAACCATACTCCCACAGGAGTCTTCGCGTCTTCCGCTCCAATCAACATGGTTTAAAAATCAACATTATGCATTAAGACAGCCTTCTAATAAAAAAAGGCAGGTTCTTATTATAAGACCTGAACCTTTTTTACTGTATATGTTAAGCCGCTTTCCTGATCAAAAGCAGACCATTGATTCTCTGATTGATTTACCTCACTTGTTAATGGCACTGCTAGAAAATAGAATTCATCAAAATAAAAACGAATATGGGTTCCATCCGGGCAGTTTTGCACTTTTTTCACTGTTTTCTTTACAGCTGGGGCCTGGTCCCCTCCCTCTGCATCGTGAATCGCTATTTCTACCGGCTGACCAACAAACTGTTCTACATCCTCTAGCTTAATGAGTTCCACAGCTATTACATCCTCTCAATACCGGATAAATAAACATCTTATACCCTTGAAGATACTCCCAAAACTTTTCTCCGGCATTCTCCTCGATATATTGAATGGTTTCCTCCTCGGATGACCAATTGCTCATCCCTTTAATTTCAGCCACAACCATTTCCGCTCCATCAATCTTTTTTTCTTCTAGAAACCAATTCAAGCGTTTTTTTGCAAAGGTAACCTTCAATAACTCTTCAATTTCTGTACTAAAATCGCCTGCTTCCGGACGCACGAAACAAAAATCTATATATGTTTCACTAGTCATTGACCTTCACACCTTTTTTATAAATGAGAATTGCAACTGGAAATAAGACTACATTTATGACAGCAGCAATAATCGTATTTGTATAATTTTCATAGAAATATTGATGAACCATATATTGTGTAAAAATAATATTGAGCATCAATACAGCAAGTAGCAAACCAACAGGGAGATAACTACGCTTCATAACGCTTCACCCCCACGGCATAGACTGCACCGTTTTCTACTTTCACATAAATTTCAGGTAATGGACGTCTAGGAGGTCCGGCAATGGGTGCACCCGTTTCTACATCGAATTTCCCATGGTGGCATGGGCATAGCATTTCACCTTCATCCTTTTTCCAAAATACAGGACAACGAAGATGTGTACATGCATTTTGATAGGCAACATATTTATTTTCAGACAGTCTGATTAAAATCGCACTGTCATGTTCACCAGGAAACGCAAAGTCGACTGCATCTCCAATTGATAATGCCTTCACATCCACAATTTTCTGCTTCGGGTATTTTTTGTCCCCAAGCCCATTCAATTCTTTTGCGGCTAACACTCCCCATGGAAGAGAGGAAACGGCGAATACTCCGGCCGCTCCAACAAGTGTCTTCATAAATCCGCGACGGTCTAATTTTCTTTCATTATTGCGGTTTATATTATGTGTATAGTTATCTTCATCGAACGGGATTTTATTATTTTTATCTGTCATGTTAATCCCTCCTAAAACAATTTAGTGACGCCCTGTAAAATACCAGGAAGATTCACTTTTACATTTGTTTCGCCTTCTAAGTAAGGCATGCTTGTTACCCACTTGCCATTATCTAAATTAAATTGCTTCTGTTTTGCTTCAATTTCTTCATCTGTTAACCATTGAAGCGTATTAGATGGACATACACTCGCACACATTGGAGGGATGCCATCCTTCGTACGGTCAATACATAGATCGCACTTATACATTAAATTCTGCTCGGTATCAAACTTCGGTATACCGTAAGGGCAGGCAATTGTACAGTTTTGACAGCCAATACACTTTTCCACTAGCGCAGAGAGAACAGCGCCTGTTTCGTGAATTTGGATGGCTTGTGCCGGACAGCTTCTTGCGCAGGCTGGATTCACACAGTGAAGGCACATAAGAGGCATCGTTTGACGGTTAACAAGCGGATTCACATCATAAACGTAGTTACGGTTGCGTTCCTCATGCCCTCCGCACTGTGTACAAGCCGCTAAACAAGAGCGACATCCTATACAGTTTTCAAGTTCTAAATAAAGCCTCTTTTTCATTTACTGCACCTTCTTCATTTCTAGTTTTTCAATCTGTGCTGCACACGCCTTGAACTCCGGCATCCGTGACATTGGATCAAGTGCTGCAATCGTTAAAAGATTAATAGATTTGTCGTGACCAAAGTGATATGGAACAAATACGGTATCTTTTCTTATGGCTTCCGTAATTTTTACTTTATATTCAGCTTCGCCCCTGCGAGTAAATAGGCGAACATTTTCTTCGTGCTCAATATTGTATTTAGCTGCTGTTTCTGGATGTACTTCTACATATGGCTCTGGGCACATATCCCGTAAGAATTGAATCCGGCGTGTTTGGTTTCCAGATAAGTAGTGAAACACTACACGGCCTGTAGTTAAGCGGAGCGGATACTCTTCACATGGCTCTTCTGCAGGCGGACGATAAGGTAGAGCGCAAATCTTCGCCTTTCCGTCTGGATGATAAAATTTCTTATCTAAGAACATATGCGGTGTTCCTTTGTCATTTTCATCTTTACATGGCCAGAATACACCATCTTGCTTTTCGATCTTATCCCATGTGGCACCGTAATAATCTGCATAGCCACCTTTTGATGCTAGTCGGAACTCATCAGCTACATCTCTTGCTGTTTTTAAATGAGAGAAATACTTTCCTCTTCCAAGGCGCTCCGCAAGTTCAACTTGCATCTGCCAGTCTGGCTTTGATTCACCAATCGGCTCCTGCGCTTTATTGATCTTAATGATCCGACCTTCAATATTTGTTACCGTTCCTTCATCCTCTGACCAAGTCACACTTGGAAGGATCACATCTGCGAATTCTGCAGACTCAGAAAGATAGAAATCTGCACAAACCATAAAGTCTAATCCTTTTAGTGCTTTGCGGACAAAGTTTTGATTTGGTGCAGACACGGCTGGATTTGAGCAAAGTAAGTAAAGGCCGCGGATTGTTTTTTCTTCCATTAATTCAAACATTTCATAAGCAGAAACACCTGGTTTTGGCATTTCATCTGGAGTAATTCCCCAAACCTGGCATACTTCTTCTACATGTTTTGGATTGGTAAGTTTACGGTAGCCTGGGAGCAAATCTGATTTTTGACCATGCTCACGTCCACCTTGACCATTTCCTTGACCTGTAAAGGTTGCTACACCTGATTTTGGACGGCCAATTTTTCCTGTTACCAGCGCCATGTTTGTGTAAGCCGAAACATTATCCACACCTTTATGCTGCTGTTCAATTCCACGGGCAAACATGACAACAGCATTTGGTGCTTTTCCGTAAATATCAGCAGCACGGATAATCTTCTCTGGAGCAACACCTGTAATCTGACTTGTATATTCTGGCGTGAACTCTTTCACTAATTCTTTTGTTTCTTCAAAACCGTTTGTGTGGTTATTAACAAATTCTTCATCTGCATAACCATTTTGTATTAATAAATTTAAGATTCCATTCGCAAGGGCTAGGTCTGTACCTGGTCGTAAGTCCAAGTGAACATCTGCTCTTCTTGCAATTGGTGTTTCTCGGGGATCAGCTACAATAAGGTAACCGCCTCTCTCTTGTACGTTCCAGACACGGAACATGGAAGTCGGATGGCATTCAGCCGTGTTACTACCAGCAATAAACAAGCAATCTGTTTCGTGAATATCTGTCCACGGTAGTGTTGAACCACGGTCAACTCCAAAGGAACGGAGGAATCCACCAGCCGCACTAGACATACAGAAACGTCCGTTATAGTCGATATAGCGTGTTTGCATGGCAACACGAGCGAATTTTCCAGTTAAATAACATTTTTCATTCGTCATGGATACGCCACTGAAAACAGATAAGGTATCTTTACCGTATTTCTCTTGAAGCTCACCGAACTTTTTAGCGATCAGATCATATGCTTCATCCCAACTCGCTTCCCTGAAGCCCTTTTTTGTTCCTTTTAAGGAAGCATCGTCTCTAATCAAAGGTTTTAAAATTCGATCATCATGGTTTGTTTGTTGGTACGCCGTTACCCCTTTAGGACACATTTTCCCAACAGTGACAGGCCAATCATAACGAGGCTCTACTCCAATAATCTTGTTTGTTTTTGTATTTACACGTAAATTCATTCCACATTGCATCCCACAGTAGCTGCAATGTGTTTTTACGAGCGTTTCATTTGGATGACGTACATTTTCTATTTCTTTAAAAAACTTATCCCTTTGCATTTTGGTTGGCCTCCTTGACCTTCACTTGGTGCGTTGCGAATCCTGAGAATCTTGCGATACGGTATTTTCTACGACATGGAAGACATAATTCAGCGAGGTTGAAACCATCCTGCATATTAAATTCCATCTCATTAACTCCTAATACTTGAATCACATCGTTTGATTGTTCAACTGATACGAATTTTTCTCCGCATACCTTACATTCTTTCATATGTTGTTCTCCATAATGTTCACGGTAGTTTCTTGCAAACACGCTCATTGGACGGAAAGGAATATGTGCCAACTTTCCGAATGGCAAGTAGATTAAAGTAACAATGACTGAGAATTGATGAATAAGTGACATTTGTGGTTGCATCCAGCCATGTAAAAATACGTTTTGGACAGTTAATAAAAGTCCTGTAATAGAAATAAACAGTAATAGATAAAGTGGTAAGAAATCGTACATAAACTTTTGTTCAGCTCTTGCTTGCATGTTTCTCATTCGGCGATAAAGCGCCATACAAACACCAGCCGTTACCATAATCGCTGCAATATTTAATGCATTATAAGAGAGCCAGGCGATGATTCCATCTGCCTTTACCTGCATGATGTTCATTCCGAATAACACAATTGTATAGTAGCCATTGTCTTCCATTGTGAAGTACATCCAGCTAAACACGAGTGGGAAAGTAACTAAGCAGGCAAGCACGCAGCCCCAGCCTATTAATATATGTTGCACCCATCGGTAAATGCCCCGATTGCGAATGAAATCATATATCGCTAAATGGCTAACAGCTGTTTTAGGTGTGCTTTTTCTAAAAATCAGCTTTAGACCTTTTTTGATAAAAATTTTGGTTGGTGGTCTTTCGCCCCAAGCAATAAAGCGATAAAAGAAACCGCCGATAAATACGATCGTTCCAACCATATATCCATAAAGATTTAAGTCGACATGAGTAAACATTCTTGTACCGATAAAGGTTAAAATCACAAGTCCGACAACTGTTAAAAACATTGATTTTGCAAAGTGCGATGCAAAAGCATCATTGACCGAACGTCCTTGATTTTTAGTCGTAGAGATATTCGCTTGCATTTGGAGTTCCTCCTATAAAAAAAATAACACTTCCGTTTTCTTAACCTAATTGTAAGAAAAACAGCAGTGTTATCTATATAGGGGAATCCCCCTATCATGGGGGGGAAAAACCCCTAAAAAAATTATTTTAGACAAATTCCTGACACATTTAATTTTAGATACTATTTTTACCGACGTACTTTTTTATCCATGAATATAGAAGGAGTAGCAAACCAATTACCATTTGCAACGTGAATAAAGTTGCATCCCAAAATGGAAGAGAGGTCGGCCCTTCCAAGTAACCTGGAATGATCCTTTTCACAGCAAATAATAATTGCGGGATATAAAAAACAATGTATAAGCTGAGCGTGAGAAAGACTCCAATGAAATAGAAGATGGAATAGGTGAAGATCACTTTTCTTTCCCCAGCAAAAACAACTTCTTCTCCTTGGAATTTAAGAAAAGGTACCCATTTTTTTATCTTCTCTTGGGAATTTTCCATCAAGTTATAGCAGCCAGATACATTTTCAAACACGTAATATAAATCAGTTTT
The window above is part of the Bacillus sp. SORGH_AS_0510 genome. Proteins encoded here:
- a CDS encoding molybdopterin oxidoreductase family protein; amino-acid sequence: MQRDKFFKEIENVRHPNETLVKTHCSYCGMQCGMNLRVNTKTNKIIGVEPRYDWPVTVGKMCPKGVTAYQQTNHDDRILKPLIRDDASLKGTKKGFREASWDEAYDLIAKKFGELQEKYGKDTLSVFSGVSMTNEKCYLTGKFARVAMQTRYIDYNGRFCMSSAAGGFLRSFGVDRGSTLPWTDIHETDCLFIAGSNTAECHPTSMFRVWNVQERGGYLIVADPRETPIARRADVHLDLRPGTDLALANGILNLLIQNGYADEEFVNNHTNGFEETKELVKEFTPEYTSQITGVAPEKIIRAADIYGKAPNAVVMFARGIEQQHKGVDNVSAYTNMALVTGKIGRPKSGVATFTGQGNGQGGREHGQKSDLLPGYRKLTNPKHVEEVCQVWGITPDEMPKPGVSAYEMFELMEEKTIRGLYLLCSNPAVSAPNQNFVRKALKGLDFMVCADFYLSESAEFADVILPSVTWSEDEGTVTNIEGRIIKINKAQEPIGESKPDWQMQVELAERLGRGKYFSHLKTARDVADEFRLASKGGYADYYGATWDKIEKQDGVFWPCKDENDKGTPHMFLDKKFYHPDGKAKICALPYRPPAEEPCEEYPLRLTTGRVVFHYLSGNQTRRIQFLRDMCPEPYVEVHPETAAKYNIEHEENVRLFTRRGEAEYKVKITEAIRKDTVFVPYHFGHDKSINLLTIAALDPMSRMPEFKACAAQIEKLEMKKVQ
- a CDS encoding 4Fe-4S dicluster domain-containing protein, which codes for MKKRLYLELENCIGCRSCLAACTQCGGHEERNRNYVYDVNPLVNRQTMPLMCLHCVNPACARSCPAQAIQIHETGAVLSALVEKCIGCQNCTIACPYGIPKFDTEQNLMYKCDLCIDRTKDGIPPMCASVCPSNTLQWLTDEEIEAKQKQFNLDNGKWVTSMPYLEGETNVKVNLPGILQGVTKLF
- a CDS encoding Rieske 2Fe-2S domain-containing protein — encoded protein: MTDKNNKIPFDEDNYTHNINRNNERKLDRRGFMKTLVGAAGVFAVSSLPWGVLAAKELNGLGDKKYPKQKIVDVKALSIGDAVDFAFPGEHDSAILIRLSENKYVAYQNACTHLRCPVFWKKDEGEMLCPCHHGKFDVETGAPIAGPPRRPLPEIYVKVENGAVYAVGVKRYEA
- a CDS encoding response regulator transcription factor, which encodes MIKILLVDDHAVVRMGLKMLLNTNPEMEVIGEASEGNEGIKKAVKLNPDVVVMDLSMPHGKDGLSATTELKKLRPDINILILTMHDDEEYLFRAIQGGASGCILKSAPHDELMSAIESVAKGDAYLHPSATKRLMEEYLSSMKQDGSDSYNLLSDREKEVLTLTAKGYSNKEIAEQLVISVKTVETHKGKLMEKLQMKTRPELVEYAVRKGLLGYGI
- a CDS encoding sensor histidine kinase; translation: MAHLRSKQQQISSYIIHSQEEEIKRIALELHEGVGQNLYSILTGLQFIESSANEPFMKNYVHEMSQLIEKTIQEIRLLSVELHPPTLTTLGLLSAMKSYIKLYTSTFGILVDLESTGKEQQIPEKTSITVFRVCQEALANIAKYADTCNVKMNFIWSEDLLTITIYDFGKGFRPDEHDETHPSSGLAAMKERMLLTGGQCNISSKIGEGTCIELSLPLINRD
- a CDS encoding GAF domain-containing protein, which codes for MKEIIEIPAVIDVCNRLMAAVNCDFVALALQNEVGPDVRWHYASGNLNEKYKRITVRFGKGIAGKIISSGSPMMLTEFPNGILGKVTDHPIMLAEKLVSSYAVPLFFNSVPKGVLLIGNRRSFVFTEANQQEVIDSARTLEQVLKDEILL